The Haladaptatus sp. R4 genome includes the window CGAAGGCGCGAATCAGCCTGTGGGAGTACTTCCGAAAGATCAACCGACAGGGAACCACGGTGTTCCTCACGACGCAGTATCTGGAGGAGGCCGACGAACTCTGTGACCGTCTGTCGGTGATTCAAGGCGGGAAAATCGTCGCGACCGATTCCCCGCAAGCGCTCAAATCGCGCGTCGGCCGACGCCCTCGATATCACGATCGAGGAATCGAACGACGAGGAACGGGCGTGTGCCCGTCGGGTCGCGATCGAATCCGGCTTGTTCGCCGACGCGACCATCGAAACGACCGCTGACGGAATCTCCCTCACCGCGAAGAACGCGCGGCGTAACGGCACCGACCTCCTGCTCGCGCTACGGAACGCCGGTTTCACGGTCGTCGGCTTCGACGTTCGGTCGCCGACGCTCGACGACGTGTTCCTCGCCATCACCGGCGAACACGTGGACGAGGCCACGACGGGAACTGACACGGACGGCGCGTCCGCCGCACCGGAGGTCAGCCCGTGAGCACCACCGAACGAACGGTCCCGACGACGGGGAATAGCTTCGTCGTCGACGTCTGGATCATCCTCAAGCGCTGGCTCATCAAGACGACCCGTGACCCGATGGTGCTGATATTCACCTTGTTCCAACCCATCATCTTTCTCGTCCTGTTCTCACAGGTGTTCGGGGATGCCACCAGCGGTGCACTGGCGCAGTCCCTCGGCGAGAACATCAACTACGTCACGTACCTCGTCCCGGCAATCGTGATTCAATCGGCGTTCTTCGCCGCCGGTTCGTCGGGTACCGGACTGACGGACGACATGGAGACCGGGATGTTCGATAAGATCCTCGTCTCGCCGATCCATCGGGGTGGGATGTTGCTCGGGAAGTCGCTTTCCGAGGTCGTTAGAATCGTCGTGCAGACGCTCATCATCCTCGTCCTCGGGTACGTCCTCGTGTGGCTCGATACCGGCGGTTCGGTCGGCACGTACGTCGCAACCGGTCTGGCGGGCGTACTCGGTATCCTGATTGTTGCGATGGTGTTCTCGATCTGGTTCGCG containing:
- a CDS encoding ABC transporter permease, which gives rise to MSTTERTVPTTGNSFVVDVWIILKRWLIKTTRDPMVLIFTLFQPIIFLVLFSQVFGDATSGALAQSLGENINYVTYLVPAIVIQSAFFAAGSSGTGLTDDMETGMFDKILVSPIHRGGMLLGKSLSEVVRIVVQTLIILVLGYVLVWLDTGGSVGTYVATGLAGVLGILIVAMVFSIWFAALSNIVAVATGNGEGTIVAMMILQFPMLFLSSAFLPISSLPAWVQTVAKINPLTYGIDATRALMLNQDVSNVLTMSGLGGVWNTVVPALAVLGGSPRTRGNRGPILESGVEPVIQSRILQFAYKYRY